DNA sequence from the Amblyraja radiata isolate CabotCenter1 unplaced genomic scaffold, sAmbRad1.1.pri scaffold_363_ctg1, whole genome shotgun sequence genome:
TGTTTGAAATTCACCGAGGAAATGCCTGAGCCGaaaacagcagtcaagaagggcGTCAAGAAAGCATAGGTGAAACCGGCTGTAGGCAAGGCGGGCAAGAAGCGCAGGAGGTCAAGGAAGGAGAGTTATGCCATCTACATCTACAAAGTGATGAAGCAGGTTCACCCTGACACCGGCATCTCCTCCAAGGCCATGAGCATCATGAACTCTTTCGTGAACGATATTTTCGAGCGTATCGCGGACGAGGCTTCCCGCCTGGCGCATTATAACAAGCGGGCGACCATCAGTTCCAGGGAGATTCAGACCGCCGTGCGCCTGCTTCTGCCCGGGGAACTGGCTAAGCACGCCGTGTCGGAAGGGACAAAGGCTGTAACCAAGTACACCAGCTCCAAGTAAACATCCACTCAATGCTGACGAAACACCGAAAACCGAAAGGCTCTTTTAGGAGCCACTCACATTTTCACTTAAAAGTGTTGCTGTAATATTTCGACATTGAATTACAGCAAAATACTTTCTGAGTGTTATCTTAGTTATTTCAAATGCTGTTTCCTGATTAAATGTGGTTTCAGTACCCCGGACATTCCTGGTGTCTCGGTTACATTCACCCCCTTCCTTCGAATTAGCTTGTGCCAGTCATCATAAGTTGTTTCCACGGGGAGCCGATCAGTGCTTTATTTGTTGAAGGTATTGCGGTTTATTAACTTCTGTCCTCATGTGATTCAGAGCATTTAAATAAATAAGTACTGACATCGGAACAGGAGTATAATAATGCTCCAGTCAGAATAtcaaacaataaacacatatctaTACATCTGTGATTCTGGAATCCGGACAGTAGTGGATCGTTGTTTGCTGTAGATTATGGTTTTATTCATGAGGACGTAACGGGGAGCGAGAGTTAGCCCGGGTGGTTTATAACAAGACGCGCGAGTGGAGGCGCGTCCACACAAGGCATACGAAGCGGTCCTCTGAACGGAAATACCCAGCCGGTGCTCAGCCCTTTGATAGACACCGTAGGTGGCTCTGAAAAGAGCCTTTGGGTCGTTAGATTGAGGTTTCGCTGATCTACTTGCTCTTGGTGCCAGAGGCTGCGCTGGTTTTCCTGGGCAACAGCACGGCCTGGATATTGGGCAGCACCCCGCCTTGAGCGATGGTCACCCCACCCAGCAGCTTGTTGAGCTCATCGTCGTTGCGGACGGCCAGTTGCAGGCGTCTGGGGATGATGCGGCTCTTCTTGTTGTCCCGGGCCGCGTTGCCGGCCAGCTCGAGGATTTCAGCCGTCAGATACTCGAGCACAGCAGCCAGATAGACCGGGGCTCCTGCACCCACCCGCTCACCATAGTTGCCCTTTCTCAGGAGCCGATGAACACGACCCACCGGGAACTGCAGTCCGGCCCGGGACGAGCGTGACATAGGCTTAGCCTTGGCTTTGCCGCCGGTTTTCCCTCGTCCAGTCATTTCCACCAACTTCTACGcacaaagaatgaggacatcctcCCGCACTCGCCCTTCTTGTAGCTTCTAGAGGAATGCGGTGGAGCGCTTCCCATTGGTGGCGCAGCGCTTCATCTCATTGGTGATTTCAAATAGGCCAATCGTACAGCTGCCTCTTTCTCCAATGAGCAGACAACAACCGGAGTTGCGCGGAAAATAACCGCCAGGCCCCAAAATAACAGGTTTGAAAAGCCCGCCCAAAAAGAAAATGTCTTTTCAGGCAAAAAAGTAAAAATAATGACACATATGTGTGTGATACTGGAACCCGCATCCCAATTATTTTATCCTAACCCACCAACAAGACACACCCAATGTGAATTAATTACGTAAGAGATTCTTAAGAACGCATTCTTACCATTTTAAACTCCTAACTTATGGGTGCAAACACTATTCATATAAATGTTAGAGATCCCTCTTTGCATAAAGGACATTAGACTATTGACGATCAACAGTGGTGGGTTACTCCATTGTCAGgtgtggacaggagattctgtgatgacaggcgagactcgaggatggtatgttgtctccctggtgccacctccaaagggatcacaCTACTGGCTAtaccttcccatctccacacctttctacattccaccgctcctccgtaactccttggtcaacttgtcccttccaacccaaaccaccccctccccaggtactttcccctgcaaccacaggagatgcaacacatgccgctttacctcccccttcgactccatccaaggacccaaccagtctttccaggtgaggcagaggttcacttgcacctcctccaagctcATCTACTGCAACCGCTGTTCcaagtgtcaacttctctacatcggcgagaccaagcgcaggctcggcgatcatttcgctgaacacctccgctcagtccgtctcaaccaagctgatctcccggttgcccagcacttcaactgcccctgccattcctaatctgaccttcctgtcatgggcctcctccattgtcagagtgaggcccagcgcaaattggaggaccaggaCATACATCACTTGGGTGATTGAAaaacagcggtatgaatgttggctacctgaagttagagaacttCTGGTAGCCCTTGCCCACCCACTCCTTTCAAAtcctcccactagtcccactgtctctgccaactttgtttctttgtcctaccccctcccctgacatcagtctgaagaagggtctcgacccaaaatgtcgcctatttcttctctccatagatgctgcctcacccacagagtttatccagcattttgtatctacctttgattttaacagcatctgcagttctttcttaaacagggagaatgagttggtgcagggggcaggaatTTGGATTTCTAGACCACTGAGATATCTTCTGGGGCATGGGTGACCtttacaaaagggatgggttgtaccttaatggaggtgtggaccaacattctggcgggcaggtttgctagtgcgacACGGGTCAGTTTAAACTCAACAGTGGGCGGGTCTACAACGTGGAATGTATATGGGATGATTTTCTAAAACAATATGTGAGGAGCCGACAAGAGGGCAGGACATCctggactgggtattgtgtaatgaggaattattagttagtgatcttgttgtgcaaagccccatgggcaacagtgaccataatatggtggaattctgcattaggatggagagtgacacggttaattcacactatggtcctgaacttaaagaaaggagaccttgaaggtatgagacgggaattggctaggatagatttgcaaattatacttaacgggttgacggtggagatgcaatggcaaagatttaaagaccgcgtggatgaactccaaaaattgttcaaccCTATCAGGCAAAAAGTGGGGTCTCAACTGTGGCTTATGAGGGaattcaaggatagtgttaaaaacAAGGAAGAAGTAgagaattggccagaggaagcagcaaactggaaGAGAAATGATAGAACTCAACAGAGcataaaggggttaattaagaggggtaacaataagagcatgaaagaaacctTGTGGGGAAATAAAAATGGACTAAAAGCATCTTTAGATATTGTAAGGGTTTTCTGCGTCGAGCTTTCGCCCGACCTAAGGTCCCTGTGGTTTGCTCTGGTCCCTCGACCAGGCCGCGCACACTGGTTCCCCGTGAGTGGCTCGACTCACTCACCCCCTATGGTTCTAGACAATGGACTTAGTTGCAGGAGCGTTGAAAGTGCAGAAAATTCAACCAGGCCAGATTTGAATACCAGGGTTTAAACAGGAATAAAAACTTTTATTTAGCGGTTAGGACTACGGTACATGAATACTTTGACACAGTTCTATAAGGCATATGCATAATTACAGTTCCTGTTTCGGGATCATAGACGCAATAACTACGATACAATACTCGAGTGCGGGATGGGGAACGTACGGCACATCGTAAAATTTGCCAGCACATCTACACTTACACCCACGTTAatataaccccctccccctcccctctacactaAACTATGTCCAGGATGTGCAGGATCGGGGTACATGCTCACCATGGGGCATTTACTGAGGTTACTGGCTGGTCATGCTGCTTCCTCCGATTAGGTGGCTGTGGAAGGGTCGTCGGCGGTCGTCTCGGTGTTTCAGGTGGTCCCGGGGGTTCACCTCGCCCAGGGGTCCTACTGCTTTCCTTTTCTTTCCACGTGGCGGGGACTCCAGCCGGAGTGTGTGTCACACTAGACACCGTGTACTTTTTAAGCGCTGTCctgtgtcctctctctctctccgcaagTCTCCAGATTCGTTCAGTGACTCCTTCCGTGtctccctcctttttcctttctta
Encoded proteins:
- the LOC116969873 gene encoding histone H2A-like gives rise to the protein MTGRGKTGGKAKAKPMSRSSRAGLQFPVGRVHRLLRKGNYGERVGAGAPVYLAAVLEYLTAEILELAGNAARDNKKSRIIPRRLQLAVRNDDELNKLLGGVTIAQGGVLPNIQAVLLPRKTSAASGTKSK